One Phocoena sinus isolate mPhoSin1 chromosome 13, mPhoSin1.pri, whole genome shotgun sequence DNA segment encodes these proteins:
- the DNMT3A gene encoding DNA (cytosine-5)-methyltransferase 3A isoform X3: MKMEGSRGRLRGGLGWESSLRQRPMPRLTFQAGDPYYISKRKRDEWLARWKREAEKKAKVIAVMNAVEENQGSTESQKVEEASPPAVQQPTDPASPTVATTPEPVGADAGDKNAAKAADDEPEYEDGRGFGIGELVWGKLRGFSWWPGRIVSWWMTGRSRAAEGTRWVMWFGDGKFSVVCVEKLMPLSSFCSAFHQATYNKQPMYRKAIYEVLQVASSRAGKLFPMCHDNDESDTAKAVEVQNKQMIEWALGGFQPSGPKGLEPPEEEKNPYKEVYTDMWVEPEAAAYAPPPPAKKPRKSTTEKPKVKEIIDERTRERLVYEVRQKCRNIEDICISCGSLNVTLEHPLFIGGMCQNCKNCFLECAYQYDDDGYQSYCTICCGGREVLMCGNNNCCRCFCVECVDLLVGPGAAQAAIKEDPWNCYMCGHKGTYGLLRRREDWPSRLQMFFANNHDQEFDPPKVYPPVPAEKRKPIRVLSLFDGIATGLLVLKDLGIQVDRYIASEVCEDSITVGMVRHQGKIMYVGDVRSVTQKHIQEWGPFDLVIGGSPCNDLSIVNPARKGLYEGTGRLFFEFYRLLHDARPKEGDDRPFFWLFENVVAMGVSDKRDISRFLESNPVMIDAKEVSAAHRARYFWGNLPGMNRPLASTVNDKLELQECLEHGRIAKFSKVRTITTRSNSIKQGKDQHFPVFMNEKEDILWCTEMERVFGFPVHYTDVSNMSRLARQRLLGRSWSVPVIRHLFAPLKEYFACV; this comes from the exons GCTGAGAAGAAAGCCAAGGTGATTGCAGTAATGAATGCTGTCGAAGAAAACCAGGGGTCCACCGAGTCTCAGAAGGTGGAGGAGGCCAGTCCTCCTGCTGTGCAGCAGCCCACCGACCCCGCATCCCCCACTGTGGCCACCACGCCTGAGCCCGTGGGGGCTGACGCTGGGGACAAGAACGCCGCCAAAGCAGCTGATGATGAACCGGAGTACGAG GACGGCCGGGGCTTTGGCATTGGGGAGCTGGTGTGGGGGAAACTGCGGGGCTTCTCCTGGTGGCCAGGCCGCATTGTGTCTTGGTGGATGACGGGCCGGAGCCGAGCAGCAGAAGGCACCCGTTGGGTCATGTGGTTCGGAGATGGCAAGTTCTCAGTG GTGTGTGTGGAGAAGCTGATGCCGCTGAGCTCCTTCTGCAGCGCCTTCCACCAGGCCACCTACAACAAGCAGCCCATGTACCGCAAGGCCATCTACGAAGTACTGCAG GTGGCCAGCAGCCGAGCGGGGAAGCTGTTCCCGATGTGCCACGACAACGACGAGAGCGACACTGCCAAGGCCGTGGAGGTGCAGAACAAACAGATGATCGAATGGGCCCTGGGAGGGTTCCAGCCCTCTGGCCCCAAgggcctggagcccccagaag AGGAGAAGAACCCCTACAAAGAAGTTTACACAGACATGTGGGTTGAACCCGAGGCAGCTGCCTATGCACCGCCCCCACCAGCCAAAAAGCCCCGAAAGAGCACAACTGAAAAGCCCAAGGTCAAGGAGATAATTGATGAACGCACAAGAG AGCGGCTGGTGTACGAGGTGCGGCAGAAGTGCCGGAACATCGAGG ACATTTGCATCTCTTGTGGAAGCCTCAACGTCACCCTGGAACACCCTCTTTTCATCGGAGGAATGTGCCAAAACTGCAAG AACTGCTTCCTGGAGTGCGCGTACCAGTACGATGATGACGGCTATCAGTCCTACTGCACCATCTGCTGTGGGGGGCGCGAGGTGCTCATGTGCGGGAACAACAATTGCTGCAG GTGCTTTTGCGTTGAATGTGTGGATCTCTTGGTGGGGCCGGGAGCTGCGCAGGCAGCCATTAAGGAAGACCCCTGGAACTGCTACATGTGCGGACACAAGGGCACCTACGGGCTGCTGCGGCGGCGAGAAGACTGGCCCTCTCGGCTCCAGATGTTCTTCGCCAATAACCACGACCAGGAATTC GACCCTCCGAAGGTTTACCCACCTGTCCCAGCCGAGAAGAGGAAGCCTATCCGGGTGCTGTCCCTGTTTGATGGAATCGCTACAG GGCTTCTGGTGCTGAAGGACTTGGGCATTCAGGTGGATCGCTACATCGCTTCCGAGGTGTGCGAGGACTCCATCACGGTGGGCATGGTGCGGCACCAGGGGAAGATCATGTACGTCGGGGACGTCCGCAGCGTCACGCAGAAGCAT ATCCAGGAGTGGGGCCCGTTCGATCTGGTGATTGGGGGCAGTCCCTGCAATGATCTCTCCATCGTCAACCCTGCCCGCAAGGGACTCTACG AGGGCACTGGCCGGCTCTTCTTTGAGTTCTACCGCCTCCTGCATGATGCGCGGCCCAAGGAGGGAGATGATCGCCCCTTCTTCTGGCTCTTTGAGAATGTGGTGGCCATGGGCGTTAGTGACAAGAGGGACATCTCGCGATTTCTCGAG TCCAACCCTGTGATGATTGATGCCAAAGAAGTGTCAGCTGCACACAGGGCCCGCTACTTCTGGGGGAACCTTCCCGGTATGAACAG GCCGTTGGCATCCACTGTGAATGATAAGCTGGAGCTGCAGGAGTGTCTGGAGCACGGCAGAATAGCCAAG TTCAGCAAAGTGAGGACCATTACTACTAGGTCGAACTCCATAAAGCAGGGCAAAGACCAGCATTTCCCCGTCTTCATGAATGAGAAAGAGGACATCTTATGGTGCACTGAAATGGAAAG GGTGTTTGGCTTCCCTGTCCACTATACCGACGTCTCCAACATGAGCCGCTTGGCGAGGCAGAGACTGCTGGGCCGGTCGTGGAGCGTGCCCGTCATCCGCCACCTCTTCGCCCCGCTGAAGGAATATTTTGCTTGTGTGTAA
- the DNMT3A gene encoding DNA (cytosine-5)-methyltransferase 3A isoform X5, translating into MNAVEENQGSTESQKVEEASPPAVQQPTDPASPTVATTPEPVGADAGDKNAAKAADDEPEYEDGRGFGIGELVWGKLRGFSWWPGRIVSWWMTGRSRAAEGTRWVMWFGDGKFSVVCVEKLMPLSSFCSAFHQATYNKQPMYRKAIYEVLQVASSRAGKLFPMCHDNDESDTAKAVEVQNKQMIEWALGGFQPSGPKGLEPPEEEKNPYKEVYTDMWVEPEAAAYAPPPPAKKPRKSTTEKPKVKEIIDERTRERLVYEVRQKCRNIEDICISCGSLNVTLEHPLFIGGMCQNCKNCFLECAYQYDDDGYQSYCTICCGGREVLMCGNNNCCRCFCVECVDLLVGPGAAQAAIKEDPWNCYMCGHKGTYGLLRRREDWPSRLQMFFANNHDQEFDPPKVYPPVPAEKRKPIRVLSLFDGIATGLLVLKDLGIQVDRYIASEVCEDSITVGMVRHQGKIMYVGDVRSVTQKHIQEWGPFDLVIGGSPCNDLSIVNPARKGLYEGTGRLFFEFYRLLHDARPKEGDDRPFFWLFENVVAMGVSDKRDISRFLESNPVMIDAKEVSAAHRARYFWGNLPGMNRPLASTVNDKLELQECLEHGRIAKFSKVRTITTRSNSIKQGKDQHFPVFMNEKEDILWCTEMERVFGFPVHYTDVSNMSRLARQRLLGRSWSVPVIRHLFAPLKEYFACV; encoded by the exons ATGAATGCTGTCGAAGAAAACCAGGGGTCCACCGAGTCTCAGAAGGTGGAGGAGGCCAGTCCTCCTGCTGTGCAGCAGCCCACCGACCCCGCATCCCCCACTGTGGCCACCACGCCTGAGCCCGTGGGGGCTGACGCTGGGGACAAGAACGCCGCCAAAGCAGCTGATGATGAACCGGAGTACGAG GACGGCCGGGGCTTTGGCATTGGGGAGCTGGTGTGGGGGAAACTGCGGGGCTTCTCCTGGTGGCCAGGCCGCATTGTGTCTTGGTGGATGACGGGCCGGAGCCGAGCAGCAGAAGGCACCCGTTGGGTCATGTGGTTCGGAGATGGCAAGTTCTCAGTG GTGTGTGTGGAGAAGCTGATGCCGCTGAGCTCCTTCTGCAGCGCCTTCCACCAGGCCACCTACAACAAGCAGCCCATGTACCGCAAGGCCATCTACGAAGTACTGCAG GTGGCCAGCAGCCGAGCGGGGAAGCTGTTCCCGATGTGCCACGACAACGACGAGAGCGACACTGCCAAGGCCGTGGAGGTGCAGAACAAACAGATGATCGAATGGGCCCTGGGAGGGTTCCAGCCCTCTGGCCCCAAgggcctggagcccccagaag AGGAGAAGAACCCCTACAAAGAAGTTTACACAGACATGTGGGTTGAACCCGAGGCAGCTGCCTATGCACCGCCCCCACCAGCCAAAAAGCCCCGAAAGAGCACAACTGAAAAGCCCAAGGTCAAGGAGATAATTGATGAACGCACAAGAG AGCGGCTGGTGTACGAGGTGCGGCAGAAGTGCCGGAACATCGAGG ACATTTGCATCTCTTGTGGAAGCCTCAACGTCACCCTGGAACACCCTCTTTTCATCGGAGGAATGTGCCAAAACTGCAAG AACTGCTTCCTGGAGTGCGCGTACCAGTACGATGATGACGGCTATCAGTCCTACTGCACCATCTGCTGTGGGGGGCGCGAGGTGCTCATGTGCGGGAACAACAATTGCTGCAG GTGCTTTTGCGTTGAATGTGTGGATCTCTTGGTGGGGCCGGGAGCTGCGCAGGCAGCCATTAAGGAAGACCCCTGGAACTGCTACATGTGCGGACACAAGGGCACCTACGGGCTGCTGCGGCGGCGAGAAGACTGGCCCTCTCGGCTCCAGATGTTCTTCGCCAATAACCACGACCAGGAATTC GACCCTCCGAAGGTTTACCCACCTGTCCCAGCCGAGAAGAGGAAGCCTATCCGGGTGCTGTCCCTGTTTGATGGAATCGCTACAG GGCTTCTGGTGCTGAAGGACTTGGGCATTCAGGTGGATCGCTACATCGCTTCCGAGGTGTGCGAGGACTCCATCACGGTGGGCATGGTGCGGCACCAGGGGAAGATCATGTACGTCGGGGACGTCCGCAGCGTCACGCAGAAGCAT ATCCAGGAGTGGGGCCCGTTCGATCTGGTGATTGGGGGCAGTCCCTGCAATGATCTCTCCATCGTCAACCCTGCCCGCAAGGGACTCTACG AGGGCACTGGCCGGCTCTTCTTTGAGTTCTACCGCCTCCTGCATGATGCGCGGCCCAAGGAGGGAGATGATCGCCCCTTCTTCTGGCTCTTTGAGAATGTGGTGGCCATGGGCGTTAGTGACAAGAGGGACATCTCGCGATTTCTCGAG TCCAACCCTGTGATGATTGATGCCAAAGAAGTGTCAGCTGCACACAGGGCCCGCTACTTCTGGGGGAACCTTCCCGGTATGAACAG GCCGTTGGCATCCACTGTGAATGATAAGCTGGAGCTGCAGGAGTGTCTGGAGCACGGCAGAATAGCCAAG TTCAGCAAAGTGAGGACCATTACTACTAGGTCGAACTCCATAAAGCAGGGCAAAGACCAGCATTTCCCCGTCTTCATGAATGAGAAAGAGGACATCTTATGGTGCACTGAAATGGAAAG GGTGTTTGGCTTCCCTGTCCACTATACCGACGTCTCCAACATGAGCCGCTTGGCGAGGCAGAGACTGCTGGGCCGGTCGTGGAGCGTGCCCGTCATCCGCCACCTCTTCGCCCCGCTGAAGGAATATTTTGCTTGTGTGTAA